ACCAGGTGGACGTGGTTCGGGTCGAGGAGGTCCATCGCGCCCAGCGTCTCCATCAGCCCCTGCGGGTCGATGCCGCGGCGGAGCGCGCCCTTCGGCTTCCCCGTAGTCCCGCCCGTGTAGATGATGGAGGCGCCAAAGGCCGCGCCTGACGGCAGCTCGACGGGCTCGGGGCTCCCCTGCGCCAAGAGATCGTCGAGGTGCACGGCCCAGTCGCACCGCTCCGCGCCCATGAGGATCCAGTGCCTGACCTTCCGGGCACCGGCGCGGACGGCCTCGCAGATTGGCAGGAACTGGTCGCTCGCGAAGACGGCCGCCGCGTCCGAGTGATCGAGGATGTAGGCGACCTCCTCCGCCACGAGGCGGTGGTTCATCGGGACCGGGATCAGGCCGGCCGCCCGCGCGCCTGTGCCGGCGAGATAGTGCTCGAGCGAGTTGGCGGCGTAGACGATGACGGTGGCGCCCGGCTCGAGCCCGAGCCCCAGGAGCGCGTGGCCCAGGCGGTTCCGGCGCGCAACGAGCTCGGCCCACGACCACACCCGGTCGCCCTCGATGAGCGCGGCCTTGTCGGGGTGGCGGGCGGCATGGGCGGCCAGGATGTCCATGTCAGCCGCCTACGCCGGAGCCATCAGCCGCCTACACCAAGATACGTCGTCGTGATCTTGTGGTCTGCGCGGAGCGCGTCCGGTGTGCCTTCGAACACGATGGTCCCGTGGTCGATGACGTAGACGCGGTCCGCCAGCCCGAGCGCCATCTCGGCGTTCTGCTCGACCAGCAGCATGCTGACGCGCTCGCGCTTGAGCTCGCGAACGGTCCCCATGACCGTCTCGACCACGAGCGGCGCCAGCCCCTGGGACGGCTCGTCCAGGAGGAGCAGCTCCGGCCCGGTCAGCAGGGAGCGGGCGATGGCCAGCATCTGCTGCTCCCCGCCCGAGAGCAAGCGACCCTTGCGGTCCAGCAGCTCGCGGAGCTTCGGAAAGCGCTCGAGCACGCTCTCCATCGGCCAGCGCGAGCCCGGCCGGCGCGCGATCTCGAGATTCTCTCGCGCCGTGAGATAGGAGAAGATGCCTCGGGTCTCGGGCACCAGCGCGATCCCGAGGCGGGAGATCCGGTGGGCGGGGAGACCGGCGATGTTGACGCCCTTGTAGGTGATCTCGCCGCTCCGGGGCGGCGTGAGCCCGGTGATGGAGCGAAGCGTCGTGGTCTTGCCCGCGCCGTTGCGCCCCAGGAGCGCCACGACCTCGCCCTCGCCCACGCGCAGCGAGAGGCCGTGCAGGATGTGGCCGAGCCCGTAGTAGGTGTCGATGCCCCGGATGTCGAGGATCATGGGACGTCCAGGATCATGACGCGGGGACGCCCCCCAGGTAGGCGCGGCGGACTTCCGCATTCCGCTGGATCTCCGCCGGGGTGCCTTCCGCGATCACGCTGCCGAAATGCATGACCGAGATCCGGTCGGACATGGTCATGACGACGTCGATCTTGTGCTCGATGAGCAGGATGGTGTAGCGCCCTTTGAGCTTGCGCACGAGCGTGACCATCTTCTGCGTCTCGTCCGGCGACAGCCCCGCCGCGGGCTCGTCCAGCAGCAGGAGACGAGGGGCCGCCGCCAGCGCGATGGCCAGCTCGAGCTGCCGCTGCTCGCCGTGAGAGATCTCGCGGGCCGGCAGACCCGCCTTCTCGCCAAGCCCAACCTCCCCCAGCACCTCGAGCGCCCGCCGGGTCAGCTCCGGGTAACGGTCGGCCCGGCGCCACGCCAGTCCCCGCCAGGATTCCTGCCGGGCAAAGGCCGCGAGCCAGACATTGTCCAGGATGGAGAGCGTGGGGAAGATGCTCGTGCGCTGGAACGATCGCGCGATGCCGAGATGGGCGATGCCGTGCGGCGGCGTTCCGGCGATGTCGCGGCCGTCGAAGATGATCCGGCCCGACGTCGGCGCCTGCTGTCCCGTCAGCAGGTTGAAGAACGTGGTCTTGCCGGCGCCGTTGGGCCCGATGACCGAGTGCAGCGAGCCCTCCTCGACCTCGAGCGTGACCGCGTTGACGGCGGTCAGCGCCCCGAAGGACTTCGTCAGGAGCTCGGTCCTAACGAGGGGCATCGGCCCGCGCGGCGGCGGGCGCACGATGCGCCGCGCGCCACGCCCAGAAGCGCGCCCACGCCTCGACGACCCCGCCCCGGAAGAACAGCACCACGACCACGAACGCGACGCCGAGCAGGAGCGGCCAGCGCGCCCACATGGAGCTGACCGACTCCGATAGCCAGATGAACACGAACGAGCCGATCACGGGCCCGTAGAGGGAGCCCGAGCCGCCGATGAGCGTGGCGAAGACGACATTGCCGGAGAACACGAAGCCGATGGACTCCAGCGGCACGATCCCGAAGAGCATGGCGTAGAGCACCCCGGCCAGCCCCGAGAAGGCGCCGCCCACCACGAAGGCGGCAAGCTTCATGCGGGGGGCGTTGTAGCCCAGGGCTTCCGCCCGCAGCTCGTTCTCGCGGATGGCCTGCAGGATCTTGCCGAGCGGCGACTCGACGATGCGCTTCATGACCCAGAGCGAGAGGAGGAAGAGCAGGGCAACGGCCGCGTAGTAGGCGAGCGGCGGGTGGATGTCGAGGCCGAGAACGCTCGGGCGCGGGATGCCGGGCATGCCGTCCTCGCCCCCGGTCACGGTCGTCCACTGGTAGGCCGTGAAGTAGAACATCTGGTTCAGCGCGAAGGTCAGCATGATGAAGTAGAGGCCGGAGCGCTGGACGCAGAGGTAGCCGACGACGGCCGCGGACACGGCGCCCACCGCGATGCCGACGCCGAGCGCCAGCAGGACGTTGACCCCGTAGTACTTCAGCAGGTACCCGGCCACGTACGCAGCCGAGCCGAAGAATGTGGCCTGGCCGAACGAGAGCAATCCCGTGTAGCCCATGAGGAGATTTAGGCCGAGTCCGAAGATCGCGAAGATCCAGATCTCAGTGGCGATGGCGTGCCGGACGAAGACCGGGAGCAGGACGACCGCGGCCAGGATGGCCAGCCACGCCTTCGTGCTCCCGCTCATCGGATGCCGAACAACCCTTGAGGCCGCACGAGGAGGACGGCGGCCATGACGGCAAAGATGACAGCCACAGAGGCTTCGGGCCAGAAGAGCGCCACGAGGCTCTGGGCCAGGCCGACGAGCAATCCCGCCACGATGGACCCCAGCAGGTTGCCGAGCCCCGCCAGCGCGACGACGACGAAGGCGATGCCGAGCATGTCCACGCCCATCCAGGGGTTCAGGCCCCGGATCGGGGCGGTCAGGGCGCCGGCGATCCCGGCCAGGACGCAGCCGATCGCGAAGGCCGCGGTGAAGAGGCGGTGGATGTCGATGCCGAGGAGGGAGACCATCTCCTTGTCCTCGATGCCCGCGCGCATGATGGCGCCGTAGCGCGTCTTCTCGAGGAAGAGCCAGGCGCCGAGCACGAGGAGCGCGGCCGCAACCATCACGAAGAGGCGGTACTTCGGGTAGAACGTGATGCCGAGGTTGACGCCGCCCCGCAGCAGAGGCGGCGGGAGCTGGCTCATGCCGACGGGGCTCCAGACGATGATGATGCCCTCCGTAACGATGAGCGAGAGCCCGAACGTGAGCAGGAGCTGATAGTCGTGGCCGGCTTTGTACAGCGGCCGGATCCCGCCGTACTCGATCAGCACGCCCAGGAGCCCGACTCCGAGTGGCGCGAGCACGAGGGCCAGCCAGAAGTTGCCGACGAGCTGGATCACCGTGTAGAGGAAATAGGCGCCGAGGGCGAAGAGGGCGCCGTGGGCGAAGTTCGGGATGTTGAGCACGCCCGTGATGATGCTGAGCCCGATGCCCATCAGGGCGTAGAGCATGCCGGTGGCGAGGCCGTTGAGGATCTGGCTGAAGAGAAGGGAAACGTTCACGATGTCACCCCACCCTCACCCCGGCCCTCTCCCTCTCCGAGGGAGAGGGAGTTCAGGACCCTCTCCCCGATCGGGGGAGAGGGCAGGGTGAGGGGGGCGCCCTACAATGTCCCTATGTCCTTGCAGGCGGCGTACTCGGCCGGCAGCGGCGTCGAGCCCGTCGCGACGATGTCGGCGAAGTCCATGGGGTTCTTCATGGCGTCCTTCTTCTTGCAGCGCATGAAGAAGTACGGCCGCAGCGTCTGGTGGGTCTTCGGGTCCACGCGCATGCGCCCGACAAGATCCTCCACCTCGAGGCCTTCGCAGGCCTTGATCACGTCCGGCACCTCGGTGGACTTGGCCTTGTCCATGGCGTGGAGCATCATCCGCGTCATGCCATACGCCGCGGCCGGCGCGTAGCCGGGAGGGCCGCCGAACTTGGCCTGGTAGTTTTTCACGAACTCCTTCGCCACGGGCGTGTCGGCGGTGTAGTAGAAGTTCGAGCCGACCCACATGTTCTCGCGGATCTCCGGATTGAGCTGCACCAGCTCCTCGACGCCGGAGGACCACGTCAAAATCAGCGGGACCTTTGGAGTGAGCCCGAAGTTGAAGATCTCGCGCGCGCCGGTGACGGCGTCGAGGCCGAAGTTGATCATGGCCACCACGTCGGGCTTGTTGGCAGCCGCCTTGGTGACGTAGTTGGAGAACTCGCGCTCGCCGAGCGGGTGCCGGTCGGCGCCGACGAACTCGATCCCGTGCCCCTTGCCCACTTCCTTGATGTACTTCTCCACCGACCAGCCGAAGGCGTAGTCGGCGACCAGGAGGTGCCAGCGCTTGGCCTTGGGGTTGGCCTGCATGAAGGTGTCCACCACGGTCTTGGCGGCCGTGTAGGGGCTCGCCGCCCACTGGAACGAGTAGCGGTGGCAGCGCGCGCCCGAGATGTCCTCGGTGCCGCCGCTGAAGTAGTGGAAGGTCTTCTTCCGCTTGGCGACCTCCGACACGGCCAGGGCGACGCCCGAGGACCAGGGGCCGATGATGTACTTCACGCCGTCGGCGTCGATGGCCTCCTCGGCCCGGCGCGTGGCGCTGCCCGCCTTGGTCTCGTCGTCGCGGGTGATGTACTTGATGCTCTTGCCCTGGATCTTCATCCCCCGCTCCTCCAGGGCCATCTTCATGCCGCGGTCGAGGACGGGGCCCACGTCGGAGAATGCGCCCGTGAAGGACCAGAGCCCCAGCATGGGGATCTCCTTCGCCTGGGCCCGGAGGACGGCCGGGAAGCCGAGCCCGGCCGCGGCGGCGGCGCCGCCCAATTTCAAGACATCGCGTCGAGTGAGTTCGCTCATCGTGGTTCCTCCGCGCTGCTGTGGGTTCGAGTGGCTCCCTGTTCCTTCGGTGGTGGGAGAATCGGCCCAAGGCGGCTCCGTGTCAAGTAGGCGCCTTGACAGCCCCGCAACCCCGGTCTAGATTCGCGGCAACTCGCACCAACTGACGCCGGCTCCCACCGCGCCGATAGGGAGGTCTACAATGTCACGTGCCCTCGCCGGGCTGTACCGGCTCGCCGTCGCCGTTCTCACCGCCGCCGCGCTCGCCTCACCCGCCGCGGCCGCCGACACGCTCAACGCCTACTCCATCTGGCCCGAGAACTGGGCGCGGCCCATGCTCCAGGAGTTCGAGCAGACGACGGGGATCAAGGTGAACTTCGTGCGCTTCTCCTCGGGGGAGGCCCTGGCCCGGGTGATCGCGGAGAAGGGCAACCCGCAGGTGGACGTGCTCTTCGGCGGCCCCGTCGAGACCTTCGCCGCCGGCATCAAGGAGGGCATCTTCGAGCCCTACAAGCCCCCTTCCTTTGGGACCCTGCCCGCCCGCTTCAAGCAGGCGGAGGGCTACTGGGTCGCCATCGCCGACGACCCGCTCGTCTTCATGGCGAACGCAAAGTTCCTCAAGGAGGCGAACCTCAAGCCGCCCGCGTCGTGGGAAGACCTGCTGAATCCCGCCTACAAGGGCATGCTCCAGATGGCGGACGCGCGCACCTCGGGCACGGCGGTGACGCGCATCTTCTCCATCATCGAGGTCAACGGGCGGAACGAGGACAAGGCCTTCGACTACATGAAGAAGCTCCGGCGCAACGTGCAGGTCTACACCAAGAGCGGCGGCGGCGGAACGCTGCCCGTCGGTCTCGGCCAGGCGGGCGGCGGCATCTTCTTCATCGTGGACGCGCTCGACACCAAGGCCAAGGGGTACGACGTCGTCATCAGCTTCCCGCGCGAGGGCATCGGCACCTCGGCCGAGGCCATCGCGCTCCTCAAGGGCGCGAAGCACCCCGAGCTCGGCAAGAAGCTGATCGACTGGGCCACCAGCCCCGCCATGCAGAGCCTCTTCGCCAAGCACAAGATCAACTTCGTGCCGGCGAGCCCCGAGGTCAAGGTCGAACCGTCCCTGGCGGAGGTGCTCAAGGGCGCCAAGATCTTCCCCATCGATGACGCCTACGCCGGCGCCAACCGTAAGCGCGTCGTGAACCGCTGGATCAGCGAGGTCCTGAACGCGAAGGAATGACGGCCGCCGTGAGGCGGCTCGGGCGCGACCCCGCTCTCCTGGTGACGGTCCTCGTTCTCTGGGCGCTGCTCGGGCTCTTCGTCCTCTTCCCGCTGGCGCGACTGACCTGGCTTGCCTTCTTCGAAGGCGGCCGCCTCTCGCTCGGCCACGTCTGGTCCGTACTCGGCGACCCCAACCACCGCCAGGCCTTCGCCAACAGCATGCTGCTGGCGGCGCTGGTGGCCGCGGGCGGCACGGCGCTGGGCTTTCTCTTCGCCTACACCGCCGCGCGCGCGGGGCTCGGGCGCTGGTGGCTCGCGGCGCTCGACGCCGCCACGCTCCTGCCGCTCGTCTCACCGCCCTTCACGACGGCCATCGCCATGATCTTCTCCTTCGGGCCGCGCGGCCTCATCACCTATCACCTGCTCGGGATCAAGGGGGCGACGGCCTACGGGCTGCACAGCACGCTCTTCGCCGAGACGCTGACCTACTTCCCCATCGCGTACCTGACCCTCAGGCCGATTCTCGCGGCGATTGATCCCAACGTGGAGGACATGGCGTTTTCGCTCGGGTCTTCGCGCTGGCGGGTTTTCAGGACGGTGACGCTGCCGCTGGCGGTGCCGGGCTTCGCCAATGCATTCCTCCTGCTCTTCGCCGCCTCGCTGGCGGATTTCGCCACGCCGCTGATCCTGGCGGGCAACAGCTTCCCCGTGCTGCCGACCCAGGCGTATCTCCAGATCACGGGGCTCTTCGACTTCAAGGGCGGCGCCGTGCTGTCCTTCGCGCTCCTCGTGCCCGCGGCGGCCGTCTACTTCCTCCAGCGCTACTGGGTCGGCCGCGGCGCCTACGTCACGGTCACGGGCAAGGCCGGGCCCGCGACGGTCACCAAGAGCGTGGCGCCGTGGGCGCGGCGGCTCCTGCCCGCGGCGTGCGCGGCCGTGGCCGTAGTCATCGCCTACTTCTACGCGCTCCTCTTCTACGCCTCCGTGGTCATGGCCTTCGGCGCCAACCACGCGCTCACGTGGCGGCACTACCACGTGATCTTCACGGAAGGGTGGAAGGCCATCCACGACACGCTCATCATCGCGGGCGTGGGCATGCCGCTGGGCGGTCTCTTCGGCGTCCTCGTGGGCTACCTCGTGGCGCGGCGGCGCTTCCCCGGGCGGCAGGCCATGGAGATGGTCTCGATGATCAACTACGCCCTGCCCGGCACCATCGTCGGCATCGCGTACCTGATCGCGTTCAACAGCCCCCCGCTGGCGCTCACAGGCACGGCGCTCATCATCGTCGCCTGCTACGTCTTCCGCTACAGCCCGACGGGCATCCGCGCGACGGTGGCGCTCCTCCAGCAGATCGATCCCAGCATCGAGGAGGCCTCGCAGGGGCTGGGGGCGCGTAGCGGCATGACCTTCAGGCGCGTCACCCTGCCGCTCATCCTGCCCGCCTTCTTCGCGGGGCTCGGTGTCGTCTTCATCCGCTCGATGACCGCGATCAGCGCGACCATCTTCCTGGTGTCCATCAACTGGACGCTCATCACCGTGCGCATCCTCGAGAACATGACGGAGCTCTCGCTCGGCCCCGCCGCGGCCTTCTCCGTGCTGGTCGTCGCCATCGTCTTCGTGGTGATGGCGGCAATCTCCTGGGCGCTCCGGCGGTTCCAGTCGGCGGGCAACCTCCAGGTCACGAGCTTCCTCGGTGGCTAGCCCCTCCCCCGTCGCGATCAGGCTCGAGGGCGTCTCCAAGCGCTTCGACCACCGGGTCAAGGGCCTGGTCTACGCCGTCCGCGACGTGAGCCTGGACGTGCGTCCGGGCGAGCTGTTGACCCTCCTCGGCCCCTCCGGGTGCGGAAAAACCACGACGCTCAGGATGATCGCGGGCTTTCAGGAGCCCGACGCCGGCCGCGTGTGGATCGGCGGCCAGGACGTGACGCGCCTCATGGCCAACCAGCGGAGCATCGGCTTCGTCTTCCAGAGCTACGCGCTCTTCCCCCATCTGACCGTCTTCGAGAACGTCGCCTACGGGCTGCGCGTCCAGCGGCAGGCCGATGCCGAGATCGCACGCGCGGTCGGCCTAGTGCTGGACCTCGTGGGGCTCGCCGGCTACGACCGCCAGATGCCTCACCAACTCTCGGGCGGCGAGCAGCAGCGGGTGGCGCTGGCGCGGGCCATCGTCGTGAGACCCCGGGTACTCCTCTTCGACGAGCCGCTGTCGAACCTCGACGCGCGGCTGCGCATCCAGATGCGCGGCGAGATCCAGCGGCTCCAGAAGACGCTCGGCATCACGACGGTCTACGTGACCCACGACCAGGAGGAGGCCATGGCGATCTCCGACCGGATCGCCGTCATGCACCAGGGCGTCATCGTCCAGGAGGGCAGCGCAGAAACGCTCTACCACCGTCCCGCGTCAGAGTTCGTGGCCCAGTTCATCGGCAGGACCAACCTCCTGCGCGGGCGCGTGACGGCCGCGGGAGACGCCGGGGTCGAGGTCGAAGTCGAGGGCCACAGGTTCCGCGTGGCGGCTTCGGGCGCGAGGCCCGCCCTCGGCGCGTCCGTCACGCTCGTGCTTCGCCCCGAGTCGATTGCCATGTCAACCGGCGGGGCCGGCCTGAGAGGAACGGTCGTATCGCGGACCTTCCTCGGTGAGAAGGTCGAGTACCACGTCCGCGTGGGCGGCGAGACCCTTCACGTGACGGGCTACGGCGCGGGCGGCTCCGGGTTCCTCGCCCCCGGCGAGGCCGTCACCCTCGACGTGCCCTCGAGCGGCGTCTGGATCCTCGAGGGTGGAGCGTGATCCTCATCGCCCTCCTGGTGCTGCCGCTGCTGGCCCCGGTCTGGGCCCCGGTCTGGGCCCAAGTCGAAACCGTTCATGGCGGCGATTCGGTGTTTCTCTCTCCCGGCATCGGCATCGTCTGGGGCGTGCTCCGGGCGCCGACGGAGGAGGAGACCGTCGTCGTCACCCGCATAAGCAATCCGATGGCGCGCTACG
This DNA window, taken from Candidatus Rokuibacteriota bacterium, encodes the following:
- a CDS encoding ABC transporter ATP-binding protein, yielding MILDIRGIDTYYGLGHILHGLSLRVGEGEVVALLGRNGAGKTTTLRSITGLTPPRSGEITYKGVNIAGLPAHRISRLGIALVPETRGIFSYLTARENLEIARRPGSRWPMESVLERFPKLRELLDRKGRLLSGGEQQMLAIARSLLTGPELLLLDEPSQGLAPLVVETVMGTVRELKRERVSMLLVEQNAEMALGLADRVYVIDHGTIVFEGTPDALRADHKITTTYLGVGG
- a CDS encoding ABC transporter ATP-binding protein codes for the protein MPLVRTELLTKSFGALTAVNAVTLEVEEGSLHSVIGPNGAGKTTFFNLLTGQQAPTSGRIIFDGRDIAGTPPHGIAHLGIARSFQRTSIFPTLSILDNVWLAAFARQESWRGLAWRRADRYPELTRRALEVLGEVGLGEKAGLPAREISHGEQRQLELAIALAAAPRLLLLDEPAAGLSPDETQKMVTLVRKLKGRYTILLIEHKIDVVMTMSDRISVMHFGSVIAEGTPAEIQRNAEVRRAYLGGVPAS
- a CDS encoding branched-chain amino acid ABC transporter permease: MSGSTKAWLAILAAVVLLPVFVRHAIATEIWIFAIFGLGLNLLMGYTGLLSFGQATFFGSAAYVAGYLLKYYGVNVLLALGVGIAVGAVSAAVVGYLCVQRSGLYFIMLTFALNQMFYFTAYQWTTVTGGEDGMPGIPRPSVLGLDIHPPLAYYAAVALLFLLSLWVMKRIVESPLGKILQAIRENELRAEALGYNAPRMKLAAFVVGGAFSGLAGVLYAMLFGIVPLESIGFVFSGNVVFATLIGGSGSLYGPVIGSFVFIWLSESVSSMWARWPLLLGVAFVVVVLFFRGGVVEAWARFWAWRAAHRAPAAARADAPR
- a CDS encoding branched-chain amino acid ABC transporter permease produces the protein MNVSLLFSQILNGLATGMLYALMGIGLSIITGVLNIPNFAHGALFALGAYFLYTVIQLVGNFWLALVLAPLGVGLLGVLIEYGGIRPLYKAGHDYQLLLTFGLSLIVTEGIIIVWSPVGMSQLPPPLLRGGVNLGITFYPKYRLFVMVAAALLVLGAWLFLEKTRYGAIMRAGIEDKEMVSLLGIDIHRLFTAAFAIGCVLAGIAGALTAPIRGLNPWMGVDMLGIAFVVVALAGLGNLLGSIVAGLLVGLAQSLVALFWPEASVAVIFAVMAAVLLVRPQGLFGIR
- a CDS encoding ABC transporter substrate-binding protein, translated to MSELTRRDVLKLGGAAAAAGLGFPAVLRAQAKEIPMLGLWSFTGAFSDVGPVLDRGMKMALEERGMKIQGKSIKYITRDDETKAGSATRRAEEAIDADGVKYIIGPWSSGVALAVSEVAKRKKTFHYFSGGTEDISGARCHRYSFQWAASPYTAAKTVVDTFMQANPKAKRWHLLVADYAFGWSVEKYIKEVGKGHGIEFVGADRHPLGEREFSNYVTKAAANKPDVVAMINFGLDAVTGAREIFNFGLTPKVPLILTWSSGVEELVQLNPEIRENMWVGSNFYYTADTPVAKEFVKNYQAKFGGPPGYAPAAAYGMTRMMLHAMDKAKSTEVPDVIKACEGLEVEDLVGRMRVDPKTHQTLRPYFFMRCKKKDAMKNPMDFADIVATGSTPLPAEYAACKDIGTL
- a CDS encoding ABC transporter substrate-binding protein, encoding MSRALAGLYRLAVAVLTAAALASPAAAADTLNAYSIWPENWARPMLQEFEQTTGIKVNFVRFSSGEALARVIAEKGNPQVDVLFGGPVETFAAGIKEGIFEPYKPPSFGTLPARFKQAEGYWVAIADDPLVFMANAKFLKEANLKPPASWEDLLNPAYKGMLQMADARTSGTAVTRIFSIIEVNGRNEDKAFDYMKKLRRNVQVYTKSGGGGTLPVGLGQAGGGIFFIVDALDTKAKGYDVVISFPREGIGTSAEAIALLKGAKHPELGKKLIDWATSPAMQSLFAKHKINFVPASPEVKVEPSLAEVLKGAKIFPIDDAYAGANRKRVVNRWISEVLNAKE
- a CDS encoding iron ABC transporter permease; this translates as MTAAVRRLGRDPALLVTVLVLWALLGLFVLFPLARLTWLAFFEGGRLSLGHVWSVLGDPNHRQAFANSMLLAALVAAGGTALGFLFAYTAARAGLGRWWLAALDAATLLPLVSPPFTTAIAMIFSFGPRGLITYHLLGIKGATAYGLHSTLFAETLTYFPIAYLTLRPILAAIDPNVEDMAFSLGSSRWRVFRTVTLPLAVPGFANAFLLLFAASLADFATPLILAGNSFPVLPTQAYLQITGLFDFKGGAVLSFALLVPAAAVYFLQRYWVGRGAYVTVTGKAGPATVTKSVAPWARRLLPAACAAVAVVIAYFYALLFYASVVMAFGANHALTWRHYHVIFTEGWKAIHDTLIIAGVGMPLGGLFGVLVGYLVARRRFPGRQAMEMVSMINYALPGTIVGIAYLIAFNSPPLALTGTALIIVACYVFRYSPTGIRATVALLQQIDPSIEEASQGLGARSGMTFRRVTLPLILPAFFAGLGVVFIRSMTAISATIFLVSINWTLITVRILENMTELSLGPAAAFSVLVVAIVFVVMAAISWALRRFQSAGNLQVTSFLGG
- a CDS encoding ABC transporter ATP-binding protein, with the translated sequence MASPSPVAIRLEGVSKRFDHRVKGLVYAVRDVSLDVRPGELLTLLGPSGCGKTTTLRMIAGFQEPDAGRVWIGGQDVTRLMANQRSIGFVFQSYALFPHLTVFENVAYGLRVQRQADAEIARAVGLVLDLVGLAGYDRQMPHQLSGGEQQRVALARAIVVRPRVLLFDEPLSNLDARLRIQMRGEIQRLQKTLGITTVYVTHDQEEAMAISDRIAVMHQGVIVQEGSAETLYHRPASEFVAQFIGRTNLLRGRVTAAGDAGVEVEVEGHRFRVAASGARPALGASVTLVLRPESIAMSTGGAGLRGTVVSRTFLGEKVEYHVRVGGETLHVTGYGAGGSGFLAPGEAVTLDVPSSGVWILEGGA